The following coding sequences are from one Pongo abelii isolate AG06213 chromosome 3, NHGRI_mPonAbe1-v2.0_pri, whole genome shotgun sequence window:
- the LOC129059176 gene encoding transcription factor NF-E4-like: MHMCTLKPKRSNRFKNITSGAKIWEGLRSLSLVDLPLHPRVQATATRQRKLLSLQLPLCACTSVTDLAYWGPADPWAAAPHRCLLATHLHLAPVSSVAMKTTGPGNAQTQVSPPGCAPSAEDPTGSQTVRCPSKYCPHPCHSWPKPPTRISSALPLKIDSALEQMPQQLPLLHLSPG; the protein is encoded by the exons atGCACatgtgtaccctaaaacctaaa CGTTCAAACCGATTCAAGAACATTACATCTGGTGCCAAAATCTGGGAGGGGCTCAGGTCTTTGTCCCTTGTGGACCTACCCCTCCACCCCAGAGTGCAAGCCACAGCCACCAGACAACGGAAACTCCTCAGCCTCCAGTTGCCTCTCTGTGC atGCACATCAGTCACTGATCTCGCCTACT GGGGCCCTGCAGACCCATGGGCTGCAGCTCCACACAGATGCCTCCTAGCAACCCACCTCCACCTGGCACCTGTTTCAAGTGTGGCAATGAAGACCACTGGTCCAGGCAATGCCCAAACCCAGGTAAGCCCACCAGGCTGTGCCCCCTCTGCGGAGGACCCCACAGGAAGTCAGACTGTGAGGTGTCCCAGCAAGTACTGCCCCCATCCCTGCCACAGCTGGCCAAAACCTCCTACTAGGATCTCATCAGCCTTGCCGCTGAAGATTGACAGTGCCCTGGAACAGATGCCGCAGCAACTACCATTGCTTCATCTGAGCCCAGGATAA